The Crassostrea angulata isolate pt1a10 unplaced genomic scaffold, ASM2561291v2 HiC_scaffold_74, whole genome shotgun sequence genome has a segment encoding these proteins:
- the LOC128168981 gene encoding P2X purinoceptor 7-like, translating into MDDSNYDLEDIPLVMDIRPYMFEPPAECVNQENSPQSSEESESDTEDNPCHRRNGTIWCECGSCDVMPTEAECIWCSEIPAIDHIRDSFDIECITQHQTFIDNCLNIRVLEVSLYDYIQSDGPIDDNEPINEVYRYVAYRRFVLWVWQRLGKGNRKILPACVVSKIRDTFPSEQYTGFKYPCPF; encoded by the exons ATGGATGACAGCAATTATGACTTGGAGGATATTCCGTTGGTAATGGACATACGACCTTACATGTTCGAACCTCCAGCAGAGTGTGTAAATCAAGAAAATTCTCCGCAAAGTAGCGAAGAAAGCGAGTCTGACACCGAGGACAACCCATGTCATCGACGGAACGGAACGATTTG GTGCGAGTGTGGATCATGCGATGTAATGCCCACTGAAGCAGAGTGCATTTGGTGCTCAGAGATACCAGCCATTGACCACATCAGAGACTCCTTCGATATAGAGTGCATCACTCAGCACCAAACATTTATAGACAACTGCTTGAACATTCGAGTTTTAGAGGTCAGCCTTTATGACTATATCCAGTCTGATGGGCCCATTGATGACAATGAACCAATTAATGA AGTCTACAGATATGTTGCATACAGGAGGTTTGTCTTATGGGTTTGGCAGCGACTAGGCAAGGGGAATCGAAAAATCCTTCCAGCATGTGTTGTTTCCAAGATAAGGGACACCTTCCCGTCGGAGCAGTATACCGGTTTCAAGTATCCGTGCCCTTTTTAG